A single window of Methylacidimicrobium sp. AP8 DNA harbors:
- a CDS encoding ferredoxin, producing MADLTNRYPDNVPGKYYVDSQCIDCDLCRETAPSNFKRNDDGGHSYVYKQPETPEEEEQCREAKEGCPVEAIGDDGDLAAEVGTQTAGARQD from the coding sequence ATGGCTGATCTCACCAATCGATACCCCGACAACGTTCCCGGAAAGTACTACGTAGATTCCCAGTGCATCGACTGCGACCTATGCCGGGAAACCGCCCCGTCGAACTTCAAGAGGAACGACGACGGCGGGCATTCCTACGTCTACAAGCAGCCGGAGACCCCCGAAGAAGAGGAGCAGTGCCGCGAGGCTAAGGAAGGATGCCCGGTGGAAGCGATCGGAGATGACGGGGACCTGGCCGCCGAGGTAGGGACGCAGACGGCGGGAGCGCGGCAGGACTGA
- the bioD gene encoding dethiobiotin synthase produces MTGTDTDVGKTRFGAALLAAWRLSGLPAIGLKPIATGSRADALRLQEAARTPLSLSEINPFFFRRPAAPALAAEAEGRELALPEVEARLRPLLARFSCAIVEGVGGWKTPLTSAEAVSDLAARLGLPVVVVARCRLGVLNHALLTVESIRAAGLRTAGILLNGFPETSPETLAETAALLRRLTGLPVAGFPDADALAADPPDWLLPPFRRSEGRR; encoded by the coding sequence ATGACCGGCACGGACACCGACGTCGGCAAGACCCGATTCGGCGCCGCGCTGCTTGCCGCCTGGCGCCTTTCGGGGCTGCCGGCGATCGGCCTCAAGCCGATTGCGACCGGTTCCCGGGCCGACGCCCTCCGCCTGCAGGAAGCGGCCCGAACTCCTCTGTCCCTATCGGAAATTAATCCTTTTTTCTTTCGCCGTCCAGCGGCTCCGGCCCTCGCCGCCGAGGCCGAGGGGCGGGAGCTGGCCCTTCCGGAGGTCGAAGCCCGGCTCCGGCCGCTGCTCGCCCGCTTTTCCTGCGCGATCGTCGAGGGAGTCGGGGGATGGAAAACTCCGTTGACCTCCGCCGAGGCGGTATCCGACCTGGCTGCGCGCCTCGGGCTTCCCGTGGTGGTCGTCGCCCGATGCCGGCTCGGGGTCTTAAATCATGCGCTGCTGACCGTGGAGAGCATCCGCGCGGCCGGCTTGCGCACGGCCGGAATCCTTCTCAACGGCTTCCCGGAGACCTCGCCCGAGACCCTCGCGGAAACCGCCGCGTTATTGCGGCGGCTCACGGGGCTGCCGGTGGCGGGCTTTCCCGACGCGGACGCGCTCGCCGCCGATCCCCCGGACTGGCTCCTGCCGCCCTTCCGCCGTTCGGAAGGGCGGAGGTGA